In a single window of the Diospyros lotus cultivar Yz01 chromosome 10, ASM1463336v1, whole genome shotgun sequence genome:
- the LOC127812070 gene encoding uncharacterized protein LOC127812070, which produces MATSFLMASEKKVGGMEEPPPRPDNGKPSGRRRLKSGEAAQKIKKQPQRGMGVAELERRRRLQENLNGMTDNFNPVFHSLNHHFLPTAPLLDETPASYASPIAKFGGYGGAGQLGHLNPRFLLPKFGHGGGSGVEGVFSDQFQAGALGFGAPNLSLLEASKELSSIPNMSSYESDNHYGLCHKKKRVNGDQNLGCNGMRDKFGDSFLGLNLGNKQTMAGGAPSYNADQEVEVVAVHRKLGRSMVMEYEFFPGGGVGGGRGGTESKEWELGGSEASVAVGSEASASSSSAATTCLQASTTTTTTSIDLSLKLSY; this is translated from the exons ATGGCTACATCGTTTCTCATGGCTTCGGAGAAGAAAGTTGGTGGTATGGAAGAGCCGCCTCCGAGGCCTGATAATGGCAAGCCGAGCGGCAGGAGAAGGCTGAAATCAGGCGAGGCGGCTCAGAAGATCAAGAAGCAGCCGCAGAGAGGCATGGGAGTCGCCGAGCTCGAGCGCCGGCGGCGGCTGCAGGAGAACCTGAACGGGATGACCGATAACTTCAACCCGGTATTTCACTCTCTTAATCACCACTTTCTTCCCACCGCTCCGTTGCTAGACGAGACGCCGGCCAGTTACGCCTCGCCGATCGCTAAGTTCGGTGGCTATGGGGGCGCCGGACAGCTGGGCCATCTGAACCCGCGTTTCTTGCTTCCGAAGTTCGGACATGGCGGAGGGTCTGGCGTAGAGGGAGTGTTTTCCGATCAGTTTCAGGCGGGTGCTCTCGGATTCGGAGCTCCGAATCTGAGTTTACTGGAGGCTTCGAAGGAGCTCTCTTCAATACCAAACATGAGCAGTTACGAGTCTGATAATCACTATGGTCTCTGCCACAAG AAGAAGCGCGTCAATGGTGATCAAAACCTGGGTTGCAATGGAATGAGAGACAAATTTGGCGATAGTTTCCTAGGTTTGAATCTCGGAAACAAGCAAACCATGGCAGGAGGTGCCCCAAGTTACAATGCCGATCAG GAAGTGGAGGTGGTGGCGGTTCACAGGAAGCTGGGAAGGAGTATGGTAATGGAGTATGAGTTTTTTCCAGGTGGTGGTGTTGGCGGCGGCAGAGGAGGCACGGAATCCAAGGAGTGGGAGTTGGGAGGGTCAGAAGCTTCGGTTGCAGTCGGGAGTGaagcttctgcttcttcttcttctgctgccACAACATGTTTACAGGCCTCTACTACCACTACTACTACTTCCATTGATTTGTCTCTCAAGCTTTCTTACTAG